Proteins from a genomic interval of Pseudodesulfovibrio nedwellii:
- a CDS encoding lysophospholipid acyltransferase family protein, translating to MKIPFDPLRLVPLVSAIFNGWGKTLRFEEHGDFGAIVEEGRQGKPYIFALWHGELFPLAAYAKRFDCRFAIIVSQSKDGELIARFLERNGHVAVRGSSSRGGVKALIQTKRLILKEKLIGGITVDGPRGPRHKAKDGVILLAQRTGAQIVPLRASVSRKKVFNSWDKFVVPYPFSKCHFHVGEPMDVTTDKLDKDVLRRERERLEKRLLALGSA from the coding sequence ATGAAAATACCATTTGATCCATTGCGCTTGGTCCCACTTGTTTCCGCCATATTTAATGGTTGGGGCAAAACTTTACGTTTTGAAGAACATGGCGACTTTGGAGCTATCGTTGAAGAGGGCCGACAAGGTAAGCCATATATTTTTGCGTTGTGGCATGGGGAACTATTCCCTTTAGCCGCTTATGCAAAACGGTTTGATTGCCGATTTGCGATCATTGTCAGTCAAAGCAAAGATGGAGAGCTTATTGCCAGATTTCTCGAGCGTAATGGGCATGTTGCTGTTCGTGGGTCAAGTTCTCGGGGCGGAGTGAAAGCCCTTATCCAAACTAAGCGTTTAATATTAAAAGAAAAATTAATTGGTGGAATCACGGTTGATGGCCCTCGAGGACCTCGGCATAAGGCCAAAGATGGCGTTATTCTGCTTGCTCAAAGGACTGGGGCACAAATTGTACCTTTGCGGGCGTCTGTTTCGCGGAAAAAAGTGTTCAATTCCTGGGATAAATTTGTGGTTCCGTATCCGTTTTCAAAATGTCATTTCCATGTTGGAGAACCTATGGATGTGACAACAGATAAATTGGATAAGGATGTTTTGAGACGAGAGAGAGAGCGTTTGGAAAAACGATTGCTTGCACTCGGATCAGCATAA
- the rimI gene encoding ribosomal protein S18-alanine N-acetyltransferase has translation MCEDVVVLGKDDVQDLIDLEAQCFEYHWTREQFLLGLSRKAFKVLGIRHEDVLAGYIAFSLIEDEMEILNLAVRPEFRRHGLAARLLADSFEVCGENNIKKSFLDVKVSNEAALSLYRKFGYKKIGVRKKYYPDTKEDALLFRYDFPNKD, from the coding sequence ATGTGTGAAGACGTAGTCGTACTGGGCAAAGATGATGTTCAGGACCTTATTGATCTGGAGGCTCAGTGTTTCGAATATCACTGGACTCGTGAACAATTCCTTTTGGGTTTGTCAAGAAAGGCCTTTAAGGTGCTTGGCATACGGCACGAGGACGTTCTAGCTGGCTACATTGCTTTTTCATTGATTGAGGATGAAATGGAGATTCTTAATCTGGCCGTTCGTCCCGAGTTCAGAAGACATGGACTGGCTGCGCGATTGTTGGCTGATAGTTTTGAGGTCTGTGGTGAGAACAACATCAAAAAGAGTTTTTTGGATGTCAAGGTGTCCAATGAGGCGGCCTTGTCACTTTATAGGAAATTCGGATATAAAAAGATCGGTGTAAGAAAAAAATATTATCCTGACACCAAGGAAGATGCTTTGCTTTTCAGGTATGATTTCCCAAACAAAGACTGA
- a CDS encoding phosphoglycerate kinase — protein MLFIDQVDIIGKKLLFRVDFNVPLESGVITDDNRIQAAIPTLKYALDKGASIILCAHLGKPKGKVVPELSLAPVAKRTSELLGVDVELVPGLLSELAGEKAAALKPGQAIMLDNLRYNPEETGKTAAERGDFGHRLAALADIYVNDAFGVAHRENASVVDIPKFAPVSCGGFLLKKEQEFLGDALKNPKRPYVCVSGGAKVSTKLGILTNLLGKVDDIIIGGAMANTFMLAKGYEVGNSLVEKDLVEDARSIMDKAESMGSKLHLPVDYIYAASHDAVEAGGICAADEIPSDSMVLDIGPETVKSFVTVLGRSKTIVWNGPMGLFETSAFAKGSLAVCEAIANLDDALSIVGGGDTDAVVHLMNLADKFSFISTGGGSFLEFLEGKELPAFTALKEGLNS, from the coding sequence ATGCTTTTTATTGATCAAGTTGATATCATAGGGAAAAAACTACTCTTTCGCGTCGACTTCAATGTCCCTCTTGAAAGTGGCGTAATTACTGACGATAATCGCATTCAAGCGGCCATTCCAACCCTCAAATATGCCTTGGACAAAGGGGCTTCGATCATCCTTTGTGCGCATTTGGGTAAACCTAAGGGTAAGGTTGTGCCGGAGTTGTCTCTGGCTCCTGTGGCAAAGCGTACGAGTGAACTGCTTGGAGTGGACGTTGAGCTTGTACCCGGCCTGTTGAGTGAGCTGGCAGGGGAAAAGGCGGCTGCGCTCAAGCCTGGGCAGGCGATCATGCTGGACAATCTTCGTTACAATCCCGAAGAAACCGGAAAGACGGCAGCGGAGCGCGGCGATTTTGGCCACAGACTTGCTGCTCTTGCAGATATATATGTTAATGATGCTTTTGGCGTTGCCCATCGTGAAAATGCTTCCGTTGTGGATATTCCCAAGTTTGCTCCAGTGAGTTGTGGCGGATTCCTTTTGAAAAAGGAACAGGAATTTCTTGGTGATGCTTTGAAGAATCCAAAGCGTCCATATGTCTGTGTTTCCGGTGGAGCCAAAGTGTCCACCAAACTGGGGATATTGACCAATTTGCTTGGTAAGGTTGACGACATCATTATTGGTGGTGCCATGGCCAACACTTTTATGCTGGCCAAGGGCTATGAAGTTGGTAATTCCCTTGTTGAAAAGGATTTGGTTGAGGATGCCAGGTCGATTATGGATAAGGCTGAATCTATGGGGTCAAAGCTTCATTTGCCTGTTGATTACATCTATGCAGCTTCGCATGACGCAGTCGAGGCCGGTGGTATTTGTGCGGCTGATGAAATTCCTTCTGATTCTATGGTGTTGGATATCGGGCCGGAAACCGTTAAGTCCTTTGTCACTGTTCTTGGCCGATCTAAGACTATTGTTTGGAACGGTCCCATGGGACTGTTTGAAACTTCTGCCTTTGCCAAGGGGTCTTTGGCTGTTTGTGAAGCCATAGCCAACCTTGATGATGCGCTCAGCATTGTAGGGGGTGGTGATACGGATGCCGTTGTTCATTTGATGAACCTTGCTGACAAATTTAGTTTTATTTCAACCGGAGGCGGATCGTTCCTTGAATTTCTTGAAGGTAAGGAACTGCCTGCTTTTACAGCATTAAAGGAGGGCTTGAACTCATGA
- a CDS encoding NUDIX hydrolase produces MIFNKKPLEPTQDNQPIEVVDEHNRPLAVLSKTTVHRQLLKHRSVQVIVLNPDGKIFLQKRDNNKPFFPGRWDISARTHPRAGESTYEAGLRALKDELNLEVDHLHFWMEIPAGPETGFEHITLYTVPKNTQPVIPNTDEVSEGFYYSQEEMTCLVKEFKELLTPNLVILWETGLMTNI; encoded by the coding sequence ATGATTTTCAACAAAAAACCACTGGAACCGACCCAGGACAACCAACCGATTGAAGTTGTCGACGAACACAACCGTCCTTTGGCCGTCCTCTCCAAAACGACAGTACACCGACAATTACTGAAACATCGTTCGGTCCAAGTCATCGTATTGAACCCTGATGGAAAAATATTTCTTCAGAAACGGGACAACAATAAGCCATTCTTTCCCGGTCGTTGGGATATTTCTGCCCGCACCCACCCTCGAGCAGGAGAATCAACCTATGAGGCAGGACTACGTGCACTCAAAGATGAATTGAATCTGGAAGTCGACCATCTTCATTTTTGGATGGAAATTCCAGCCGGACCGGAAACCGGATTTGAACATATAACCCTCTACACCGTTCCCAAAAACACACAGCCAGTCATCCCCAACACAGATGAAGTCTCTGAAGGATTTTATTACTCTCAGGAAGAAATGACTTGCCTTGTCAAAGAATTCAAAGAACTACTGACACCCAACCTTGTCATCCTCTGGGAAACAGGACTCATGACCAACATTTAA
- a CDS encoding DUF6485 family protein has product MKKKDQCPRAKINEKYCTCTAACDKHGLCCECLHYHRQRGELPACYFTVEEERTFNRSVEFFIQRRT; this is encoded by the coding sequence ATGAAAAAGAAAGATCAGTGTCCTAGGGCAAAAATTAACGAAAAGTATTGCACCTGTACGGCTGCATGCGACAAGCATGGGCTTTGTTGTGAGTGTTTGCATTATCACAGGCAACGCGGTGAACTTCCTGCTTGTTATTTCACAGTTGAAGAAGAGCGGACGTTTAATAGGTCTGTGGAATTCTTTATTCAGCGAAGGACATAA
- the tpiA gene encoding triose-phosphate isomerase, giving the protein MKKLMAANWKMYKTCDEARSTAEELVKLTATNLPADREVLVFPPFTALKGVADALAWQEGFFAGGQDYYIEEEGAFTGEISPKMLLDAGAVYGLTGHSERRHILGEGDEYIGKKTAYGLARGLKVILCVGEKIDERKGGEVEEVLERQIRVGLKDVPTDVAPDRLSIAYEPVWAIGTGEVAGPEEISAAHGFVRKILISIFGNNANEMRVLYGGSVKPGNCAEIIALDNVDGVLVGGASLEGESFSQIVLA; this is encoded by the coding sequence ATGAAGAAACTCATGGCTGCCAATTGGAAGATGTACAAGACCTGTGATGAAGCCAGATCTACGGCAGAGGAGTTGGTCAAATTGACGGCTACGAATCTTCCGGCTGATCGGGAGGTGCTTGTTTTTCCGCCCTTTACTGCTTTGAAAGGTGTGGCAGATGCTTTGGCTTGGCAAGAAGGCTTCTTTGCTGGTGGGCAAGACTACTATATAGAAGAAGAGGGTGCTTTTACCGGAGAAATTTCTCCGAAGATGTTATTGGATGCTGGGGCTGTATATGGTCTTACTGGTCATTCTGAGCGTCGGCATATTTTGGGTGAGGGTGATGAGTATATCGGTAAAAAGACAGCCTACGGGCTTGCCCGTGGCCTCAAGGTCATTTTGTGCGTCGGAGAGAAGATCGACGAACGAAAGGGTGGAGAAGTAGAAGAGGTTCTTGAGCGACAAATTCGTGTTGGACTGAAAGATGTTCCGACAGATGTTGCTCCGGATCGATTGAGTATAGCCTATGAACCCGTGTGGGCGATCGGCACAGGAGAAGTGGCAGGACCTGAAGAAATTTCAGCAGCCCACGGATTTGTTCGGAAAATACTTATTTCGATCTTTGGAAATAATGCTAATGAAATGAGGGTTTTATATGGAGGGAGTGTCAAGCCAGGCAATTGTGCCGAGATTATTGCGCTTGACAATGTCGACGGAGTGTTGGTAGGAGGCGCGAGCTTAGAGGGCGAAAGCTTCAGTCAGATTGTTTTGGCCTGA
- the gcvT gene encoding glycine cleavage system aminomethyltransferase GcvT: protein MESLATTPLTEWHRKNGAKMAPFAGFDMPVQYKGIIVEHKHTRTKAGIFDICHMGEFKLSGAGAKDGLNKIVSHDLETLASGKCRYGFLLNESGGINDDLIIYCTAEDEYMLVVNGACRQKDFDHIRANLPAALVLTDVSDETAKIDVQGPESLEVLNALLDSNWNHLKYFNFEETDVAGFPMIVSRTGYTGELGYELYLPSTNALKIWEKLAADERVEPIGLGARDTLRLEIGYPLYGQDLDEDHTPKEAGAGFFLKKETEYIGKSGLAEVKESLIALSIDGRRTARHYDEVLLPSGEKTGVITSGSFAPSLGHCIALAYVRAEDADGDEFIVKTARVELKAQKAALPFFKDGTARKKVD, encoded by the coding sequence TTGGAATCTCTCGCCACAACACCGCTCACTGAGTGGCATCGGAAAAACGGTGCTAAAATGGCCCCGTTTGCCGGATTTGACATGCCAGTGCAATATAAAGGTATCATTGTCGAACACAAGCATACCCGCACTAAGGCCGGTATCTTCGACATTTGCCATATGGGTGAATTCAAACTCTCCGGTGCCGGAGCAAAAGATGGACTCAATAAAATCGTCAGCCACGATCTGGAAACCCTGGCTTCAGGTAAATGCCGCTACGGTTTTTTGCTCAATGAATCCGGTGGCATCAATGATGATCTCATCATCTACTGCACAGCCGAAGACGAATACATGCTGGTTGTCAACGGCGCATGCCGACAGAAAGACTTTGACCACATCCGGGCAAATCTCCCTGCAGCCTTGGTCCTGACCGACGTCAGTGATGAAACGGCAAAAATCGACGTACAAGGCCCCGAAAGTCTGGAAGTCCTCAATGCTCTGTTGGATTCCAATTGGAATCATCTAAAATATTTCAACTTCGAAGAAACCGATGTTGCCGGATTCCCCATGATCGTCAGTCGCACAGGCTATACAGGCGAACTCGGATATGAACTGTATCTTCCGTCCACCAATGCACTGAAAATATGGGAAAAGCTGGCAGCGGATGAACGAGTGGAACCGATTGGACTTGGAGCCAGAGATACCTTGCGGCTAGAAATCGGTTATCCGCTTTATGGTCAGGATCTGGATGAAGACCACACACCTAAAGAGGCTGGAGCTGGTTTCTTTCTAAAAAAAGAAACCGAGTATATTGGCAAATCCGGCTTGGCTGAAGTAAAAGAATCTTTGATTGCCCTGAGCATCGACGGACGCCGTACAGCTCGTCATTACGACGAAGTCTTGTTGCCCAGCGGAGAAAAAACCGGTGTAATCACCAGTGGTTCATTCGCTCCAAGTTTGGGACACTGCATCGCGCTGGCATATGTTCGAGCAGAGGATGCCGATGGCGATGAATTTATCGTAAAGACAGCCCGTGTAGAACTAAAAGCACAAAAAGCAGCCCTCCCCTTCTTCAAGGATGGCACGGCAAGAAAAAAAGTCGACTAA
- a CDS encoding pentapeptide repeat-containing protein: MVSFEDGSYENETFEEFVWNEDLEDIEFYNCTFKNSSFQSSRFIECSFDSCEFIRCNLSLIEIKYTSFLDVKFTDCKMLGVSWGGAGGFLSASYDGCLMNNNIFADMNLTRFKFSSCFLVEASFSNVKMRHSVFDDCDLRQCQFHQADLSFADFTTSRNYYMNATSNTLQKTLFSLPEAVSLLANLDVVLK, from the coding sequence ATGGTTTCCTTTGAAGATGGCAGTTACGAGAACGAAACTTTTGAAGAGTTTGTCTGGAACGAAGATCTTGAAGATATTGAATTTTACAATTGCACTTTTAAAAATTCGTCTTTTCAATCCAGCCGTTTTATAGAATGTAGTTTTGATAGCTGTGAATTTATTCGATGTAATCTGTCTCTCATTGAGATTAAGTACACATCTTTTTTAGATGTCAAATTTACCGATTGTAAGATGTTGGGAGTGAGTTGGGGAGGAGCAGGCGGCTTTCTTTCTGCGTCATACGATGGTTGTCTTATGAATAATAATATTTTTGCCGACATGAACCTCACGCGATTCAAATTTTCATCTTGTTTTTTAGTCGAAGCATCGTTTTCCAATGTGAAAATGAGACATTCGGTATTTGATGATTGTGATTTACGTCAGTGTCAGTTTCATCAAGCTGATTTGAGCTTCGCAGATTTTACAACATCCCGTAACTATTACATGAACGCTACGAGCAACACACTTCAAAAGACATTATTTTCATTGCCTGAAGCTGTTTCGTTGCTCGCCAATCTCGATGTTGTCCTCAAGTAG
- the secG gene encoding preprotein translocase subunit SecG, whose amino-acid sequence MDTLVIVIHVLACIFLIGAVMLQSGHEGMGVIFGGGSSSMFGSSGAGGLLVKVTAGLATVFLITSLGYNILSGNKVADQDSIMLQSNTVETTAPAEPAKPGITFQDSGDAKSE is encoded by the coding sequence GTGGATACCTTGGTCATAGTCATTCATGTTTTGGCTTGCATCTTTTTGATCGGTGCAGTAATGCTGCAGTCCGGCCACGAGGGGATGGGAGTCATCTTCGGCGGCGGAAGCAGTTCAATGTTCGGTAGCTCCGGTGCAGGCGGACTCCTGGTGAAAGTTACCGCGGGCCTGGCAACGGTTTTCTTGATTACCTCTCTTGGGTATAATATCCTGAGCGGTAACAAAGTAGCCGATCAAGACTCCATCATGTTGCAGAGCAACACGGTAGAGACAACTGCTCCGGCAGAGCCGGCCAAGCCGGGTATTACATTCCAGGATTCTGGAGACGCCAAGAGCGAATAG
- a CDS encoding NirD/YgiW/YdeI family stress tolerance protein, translating to MKRMSIFLVFLMVIGLNFSTTSDLQAAGPHIVTTVAEAKASGIDAEVELSGRIVKMIQDDKFLFSDGTGELLVLIDGKMQDLNYENAKVVVSGLIAQNFMYTEVKADSIAVR from the coding sequence ATGAAACGTATGAGTATTTTTTTAGTTTTCCTTATGGTGATAGGTTTAAATTTTAGCACAACCAGTGATCTTCAGGCTGCCGGACCGCACATAGTTACAACCGTAGCTGAAGCTAAGGCTTCTGGTATTGATGCAGAGGTTGAACTGAGTGGGCGTATTGTCAAAATGATTCAGGATGATAAATTCTTGTTTTCTGACGGAACAGGGGAACTGTTGGTTCTTATTGATGGCAAGATGCAGGATTTGAATTATGAGAATGCCAAGGTTGTCGTTTCTGGCCTGATCGCTCAGAATTTTATGTATACAGAAGTGAAAGCCGATTCTATCGCGGTTCGTTAA
- a CDS encoding ATP-binding protein, with amino-acid sequence MPITKSILRSWRKSIWNQALVLIVFWTFANLIFGLMGDVLLKETTTNLAFVKGREAFNKDQTFRLWATIHGGIYVPATKETPPNPYLSHLPERDISTQSGKYLTLMNPAYMIRQLNEHYSQLFGIVGHITSLNPLRPGNKADPWEQHALFEFEKWKNEIGEIIKENGTSYLRLMKPMLTEEGCLKCHAHQGYKIGDIREGVSVKVPLTNILIFTASQRMMIYTGIPAIWALGVDFLALGGRSLRRSQKAREQAQKETVHESILNDAKAQIVRVFFQDSANINDIAQKVYHKSLIISNSSKGYVSSIDPTSQANIIHTGSNMADDVAAPISPDTPIILSKEPNGYEGLWGHSLNTRKAFYTNSPKTHPAATGLPDEHLPLYNFMSIPVIYGDKIFGQISLANADQEYTDEILKDVQSLADIFAIGLHRHILPKKLLSAKNEAEAANKAKSEFLANMSHEVRTPLNGIPQRLSHLLSDILDLSRVEAGKMLIRNSPINLENILNNIKELFYPTLKQSGLTIRHSISSSLPHQLLGDETRILQVLVNLVGNALKFTKSGGVSITLSPLTTTDPDKCKILFIIADTGVGIPDDKLSTLFQPFSQVSKGYRRDHQGAGLGLVITKRLVTLMGGNIAVESVVGKGTTIYFTCFLDISKTDETVHPLKQPGSVVIQDAQTLKDLRILMAEDEHINSLAASRLLAKNGADVVVVENGNEALKALRQSSFDLVLMDIQMPIMDGVEATKAIRKGRAGNTNRAIPIIALTAYAMTGDVDTFLAAGMNAYQAKPVNIETLYKAITDIVQATN; translated from the coding sequence ATGCCCATAACAAAGTCCATTTTACGATCTTGGCGAAAAAGTATATGGAATCAAGCTCTTGTGCTTATCGTATTCTGGACATTTGCCAATCTCATATTTGGTCTCATGGGTGATGTTTTACTCAAAGAAACGACAACCAATCTCGCCTTCGTAAAAGGTCGGGAAGCTTTCAATAAAGATCAAACCTTCAGGCTCTGGGCCACAATTCACGGCGGAATATATGTTCCTGCGACAAAAGAAACACCCCCCAATCCGTACTTATCTCATCTTCCAGAACGGGACATTTCGACCCAATCTGGAAAGTACCTGACGCTCATGAATCCGGCGTATATGATTCGCCAACTCAATGAACATTACTCCCAACTTTTCGGCATAGTTGGCCATATCACAAGCCTGAATCCGTTGCGGCCAGGAAACAAGGCCGATCCATGGGAACAGCACGCTCTCTTTGAATTCGAAAAATGGAAAAATGAGATCGGCGAAATTATAAAGGAAAATGGGACATCCTACCTTCGGCTCATGAAACCGATGCTAACAGAAGAAGGATGTTTAAAATGCCATGCGCACCAAGGCTACAAAATCGGTGATATTCGTGAAGGCGTCAGCGTCAAAGTCCCATTAACAAACATATTGATCTTCACAGCCAGTCAGCGGATGATGATATATACTGGCATTCCAGCAATTTGGGCTCTAGGAGTGGATTTCCTCGCCCTTGGTGGTCGTTCATTACGCCGCTCGCAAAAGGCAAGAGAGCAGGCCCAAAAAGAAACAGTCCACGAATCCATCTTAAACGACGCAAAGGCTCAAATCGTCCGAGTCTTTTTCCAAGACAGTGCCAATATCAACGATATTGCTCAAAAAGTTTATCATAAATCTCTTATAATAAGTAATAGCAGTAAAGGGTATGTCAGTTCCATTGACCCGACCAGTCAAGCAAACATAATTCATACAGGCTCCAACATGGCCGACGATGTTGCTGCCCCCATATCACCAGATACTCCCATAATATTATCCAAAGAGCCTAATGGATATGAAGGTTTGTGGGGACATAGTCTTAACACTCGAAAAGCCTTTTACACAAACTCGCCAAAGACGCATCCTGCGGCAACAGGACTGCCAGACGAACATCTGCCATTGTACAACTTCATGTCCATTCCTGTAATATACGGCGACAAAATATTTGGACAAATATCGCTCGCTAATGCAGACCAAGAATATACGGATGAAATTCTTAAAGATGTTCAATCGTTGGCAGATATTTTTGCTATCGGATTGCATCGACATATTCTCCCAAAAAAACTTCTCTCTGCCAAAAATGAAGCTGAGGCAGCTAACAAGGCCAAATCAGAATTTCTTGCAAACATGAGTCACGAGGTACGGACTCCGCTCAACGGCATACCTCAACGCCTTTCGCACCTGCTCTCTGATATCCTTGATCTTTCACGAGTCGAAGCAGGCAAGATGCTCATCAGGAATTCCCCAATCAATCTTGAAAATATACTTAATAATATCAAAGAATTGTTTTACCCTACTCTCAAACAATCAGGGTTGACCATACGCCACTCCATCTCTTCTTCTTTACCGCATCAATTGTTGGGAGATGAAACCAGAATTCTACAAGTGTTAGTAAATCTGGTCGGCAATGCCTTGAAATTCACCAAGTCGGGGGGAGTCTCCATAACACTTTCCCCTCTGACAACCACTGATCCTGACAAGTGTAAAATCCTTTTCATCATTGCCGATACCGGCGTCGGTATCCCCGATGACAAACTCAGCACTCTCTTTCAACCATTTTCACAAGTCAGCAAAGGATATCGACGAGATCATCAGGGTGCAGGACTAGGATTGGTCATAACGAAACGCCTTGTTACCCTCATGGGAGGTAACATTGCCGTGGAAAGCGTTGTAGGGAAAGGAACAACGATTTACTTCACCTGTTTCTTGGACATCTCCAAAACAGACGAAACAGTCCATCCTCTCAAACAACCTGGGAGTGTTGTGATACAGGATGCCCAGACATTGAAAGACCTGCGGATACTCATGGCTGAAGATGAACATATCAACAGTCTTGCTGCATCTCGACTCTTGGCAAAAAACGGTGCGGATGTCGTGGTGGTAGAAAATGGTAATGAGGCATTAAAAGCTCTTCGCCAATCTTCATTCGATCTAGTCCTCATGGACATCCAAATGCCGATAATGGATGGAGTAGAAGCAACAAAAGCCATTCGGAAAGGAAGAGCAGGTAATACCAACAGAGCCATTCCAATCATCGCCCTGACGGCATATGCCATGACAGGAGATGTAGACACATTCCTTGCAGCCGGAATGAATGCCTATCAAGCAAAACCCGTAAATATCGAGACATTGTACAAAGCGATAACCGACATCGTGCAGGCAACAAATTAA